From Candidatus Bathyarchaeia archaeon:
AATCTGTATCCCCAAACAGCAACCCCTTTAAGTCCCCACCACTCTATCCTTTTGGCAGTGCCTAGTTATGTCCGAGAAGAAGCAGAAGCGGGATGCTCCAAGCCACATTGAATTAACCCCAATAGAAGACTGGGGCTTTATCCTGGAACCAGCGAAAGTTGAGATTGGCTCCGGATACGCAGTTTCTCTAAGATATGATGAGGAGGGCAACCCCGTTGTCGACGTGAAAACCTACGGGGACGTTGATCCAGCGAAAATCAAAAGAGATATTGAACGCCTCTACCCAAACGCCAGAATCAGATGCATAAACGAAGAGCCCACAGTGACAATCGTCAAGAAAGGCCGGCGGAAGGCGAAAGGCAAAAAGTAGTTCTCGCCCAAAATTTCAAACAACGAAATGAGATTGAAATAGAGGCAGAAACCCTTTCATATAAATTTTCCCCTAAGAAGCGGGAAACCGACGTTGAAACCCTGACTTTGTGAATGTGTTGTTCAGCCCCTCCGAATAGTTGGAAAGCCTTGGGCTTTACCGTTTAGTTTTTAAGCTTCCCCAAAGCCTTCATGTAAAACTCGCAAGCTGACCCCCTATGAAGAGGCATGACGAGACCGATGAGAATTCAAAGGAGTTAAAGGTGGTTTACGTCCGTTCAGTAGCCAACTCCCTCGGCGTTAACATGATAAACCCGTTTGTGGGGCCGTATGCGGTTAAGGAGTTAGGTGCCTCCTCCTCAGATATGGGTTGGCTTCAGTCCGTCAGCAACATCTCAAACAATGTTATGCAGTTCTTCTGGGGGAGACTAAGCGACAGGATTGGGCGAAGGGTTCCCTTCATCGTCGCTGGCGGCTTAATTGTGGCTCTGCTTTGGGTTCCGCTGCTCTTCCTAAACTCTGCAAGCCAACTTGTGCTCTTAATAGCCCTTCAGGCGCTTTTGGGTTCAATGGCTACACCCGCTTGGATGGCGTTGATCGGCGATCTAGTGCCCCACGATCGCTTGGGAAGAGTTAATGCCACAATAAACATGTGGGCTTCCGTGGGCAGCTTGACGGCTATCCTGGCTTCCGGAATAATCATGACGGGTATAGGCGGAACACTGCGGGAGCAGATTATAATTCCAGTGGCTGTTGCATCGGCCTTTGGACTAATATCCTCACTTGTAATGGTTCGGGTGAAAGAGAAACGCAGAAACAACACGGCAGATAAGCCCTTCATTGCAGACCTGCTTGCCGTCATAAGGCTTGCGGAAAACTCTAGGGACTTTATTAGATACTGCACGTGCAGCGCCATCTTCAACTTCTTCATGTCAATTGCTTGGCCACTGTTCGCCATAACCCAAGTTAAGGTTTTAGGCGCGTCGATGCTGGAAATCGCGCTGCTCAACGTGGTGCAAGGATTCTTCACAATAGTCTTCATAAGATGGGCTGGACGTCTCGCAGACACCGTGGGCAGAAAACCCCTACTACTGCTTGTCAGATTCGGCTACGTTACAGTGCCATTAGCCTATGCCTTCTCGCCAAACATGTATGTCCTAATAGCCATAGGCGCCTTTTGGGGCACCCTCGCCGCCTTTGAACAAGTGTCTGTGATGACGTATCTGCTTGATGTTACGCCTGAAATGCACAGGGGAAGCTTCACAGCCTTCTACAACCTTCTGATTGGAACAGTCACCTTCTTCGGCTCTCTGATGGGCGGATACCTTTCCGACCTTACAACAAGCGTGTATGGGCTGGTTTTAGGCTTACAGATAGTCTACATGGTTTCGGCGTTCGGTCGAGCAGTGGGCGCCGCCACGTTCCTCAAACTTAGGGAGACGTTGAAGGGGAAAAGCGCATAGAACCCCTCCCCAAATATTCTCCAGCTATGGGGATTGCCGTCCCACATTTTGGGCATTTGTTGTCACCGGTTATGGCATATTCCAGAACCGTGTAGCCGTACCTTTTTATGAGAGTTTTTCCGCAGTTTGGGCAATACGTGTTCTCATAGGGGTGACCAGCCACGTTTCCAATGTATGGATATAAAACTCCAGCCTTCCTAGCCATTCTATACGCCTTCTCCAAGGTCTCCACCCTTGTTGGTGGGTTATGAAACTTGTAGGCTGGAAAATAGCGGGTGAAATGGAGCGGGGTTTCAGGTCCAACATTTTCCAGGTGCTTCTCAATAACCCACATCAAGGCATTCTCATCATCGTTTACCCCGCTTACAACAAGGTTCACGATTTCAACGTGAATGCCCATCTGCTTGGCTTTCCGGGCGTTTCTCCAAACTTTCTCCACGTCGACACCTCCGCAAAACCGCATGTATGTATCCGGAACCCCCTTTACGTCGATCTTAAGTCCATCCAATCCAGCTTTATGGAGAATCTTCAAGGCTTCAAGGGTCATGTAGCCGTTTGAAACAAAACAGCAATACTTTACTCCCATACATTTGCCAACACTGAAGGCGTCAATAACCCAGTCGGCTAGAAGCGTGGGCTCTTGAAAACTCGCACATAAACCGGCGTCGCCGCCTTCAACAGCCCACTTGGCAACTTTTTCCGGTGGAATGTAAACGGCTTTCTCTGGTTTCGGATAAGCCTTTGACAAGTGGAAGTTTTGGCACCAAGCACAGTCAAAGTTGCATGACCAAGTGGAAAACGTTAGGGCGGTGGAGCCCGGCCAATAATGGAAGAAGGGCTTTATCTCTATTGGGCGGCTTTCAATGGCGCTTAAATCCCCATAAACAAGAGTGTAAAGTTTGCCGCCGAAATTTCTGCGGGTTCTGCAGAAACCCAACCGTCCCTCTGATATTTCGCATAGTCTTTCGCATAGAGTGCATCTAACCTTGTTACCTGCAAGCTTCTCGTAGAAAATTGATTCCCGAATGGTTGGATGATTGGGCGGGCTGCTCATTTCCCATGCCTTCGAAAGTGCTCCCAGCCTCTGGGCTCTATGACCCGCCTTTCGCCATCAACCTCCAGAAGCACTTTTCTAGTGGCTGTAGCCTCTCCAATTCTAATCAGCGTTCCCCCAGCCTTTCTAACGGCTTCTTCCGCCACGCTCCAAAATTGCGGCTTCACTGTTAAAACAAGCTCGTATTCCTCCCCACCGTAAAGGGCAAGCTCGATGGGGTCTAAGCCGTTCAGCTCGGCAAACCTCGCAGCCTCAGCGGCTACTGGAACATTGTCTATTACGAAGCCCACATTGCTGGCATCTGCAATCTCATGAAGGCTCCATGCAAGCCCATCGCTTGAGTCGATGGCGGCTGTGACCGCGCCACATACACTTAAGGCTAAGCCCTCCTTTAAACGGGCTTTAGGCATTAAAACAGCCTCCAAGAGCCCGCTGCGAATTTCTTCAGGCGCCTTAAAGCTCTCCATAAGAATTTTCAATCCAGCTGAGGTTTTTCCGAAAAAGCCCGTAACAGCCACTATGTCGCCGGGTTTGGCTCCGCTCCGCAGCATTAGGGAGTCCCTTTTAGCTGTGCCGAACATTGAAATGCCTATCACAAGGTCTGAAGCTTCATTGGTGTCTCCGCCGAGAATATAAACGCCGTATTCGCGGGCTCCAGCATTTAAGCCTTCAGCTATCTCCTCAAGCTCTTTTCCAGTGGTTTTCTCTGGCAGACCCAGCGAGGCGAGGGCGGCGAGGGGCTTCACACCTTTAGCGGCGAAATCGCTGACATTCATGACGACAGCCTTGCGGGCAGCCTGCCACAGACTCATGCCCTTTGGGACATCCGTCATGCCCACCAACATATCTGTTTTTAAGACGAAAAGCTCATCGTCCAATGGATAAGCTGAGACATCATCGCCGAAGGGGACAGCCATCTGCGGCATAGCCTCCAAATGCTTCAAAATAAGGGCTATCGCCTTCCTTTCGCCTATATCCCTTAACCGCAAAACTTGACACCTTCGCCTCTGCTGACTAGCTAGCTCAGCCGTTCTTAAACATTCTGCAACTATCGAAGCTGGGGAACAGCCCTCCTCACAGCCCTAACAACAGCTAAACCAACAACTATTGATATGCCCGCCTGCACAAACAGATCCCGTATATACGAGATTAGGGCTGCTGGATAACCCTTTATGAACACATTTATGATGAAATACGTGGTCGCCATCAAGAAACCGCCAACAACACACGCAGCAGCCTGAACAATGATGGATTTTCCCCTAGCAAATCCGGGAACCAAGCCCTCAAGGCCATGGGCGAGGATGGAGACAAACCACCGTTCATAACCCACATAGAAATCCGCAGCCACGGCGCCCACAACTCCAACGAGGCCGCCAACCCTATACCCAAAAAGCAGAGCCGCCGCAAAAACGACAAGATCGCCGATGTGCGTGTATCCCCCTGTCGGCGAAGGAAACTTCACCACAACTATTAACGCAGCATAAACGGCTGAAAGCACAGCTACAACGGCAACCTCCCTGCTCGTCAACAGGGGACCCCGCCAACCCATACCTGGAACATGGCTGGCCAACTCCACGCCGGCAGCCGTGAGGCAAACGCCCAAAACGGTTCCAAAAGCGAAAACCTGATAGGCTTCATAACCATAAGCGAAGGGCACCACGATATTTAACAGCGCTAAGACAGAGGCACATGCACCGGAAACGCCACCAATCCGAGAGAAACCCTTCCACTGAAAATATGCACTGGCAAAAGCCAAAGTTGCAGAGGTCAAGCCCAAGAAAATACAAATGCTCAGAAACATCTTCACGGAGGATGGAAGCCCAACCTCCTGAAGGAATGAAAAGCCCAGCTGATGAAGAACGTAAGCTGCCTCAAAAAAGGATGACAACGCAAACATTAAACCGCCGAAAACCAGAAGCCAATAACCACGCCTCAACACACCATCCGCGCCCATCCCAAACACCGTCGTAAACGATAGTATAGTTATAACTAACTATTAAAAGATTTTCGCTATTCACAGTCTCTCCGAACATTTAAAAGCCAGCTAACTGCAAATTTCAATTAATGGCAGACGTGCCTCGGTAGCTCAGCTGGTAGAGCAGCGGCCTCGTAAGCCGCAGGTCGCGGGATCGAAGCCCGCCCGAGGCTCCAACACCTCTAGTTTTGGAGCCCTTTCCATACCCGCGATTTTAAAGTCCACAGGATCAAACGCTAGTGAAATGAAGGACATACACGCAAGTGCCAGAAAGCTTGAGGCTGCTAGGCGGAGACTTTCCAGCCTTAAACATGGAGATCTTCTGCTAAAGTTTCTCGACCATCTTCAGGCCCTAGGACTTTCAACATCGAGGGTGCTGAAGTATGCCACATGCCTCTGCACCATATTTCATGGTTGGTTGAAAGGCTTGAGGGGAAAACTGCTTATTTCCCTTTGGCGGATAACCACCGTAACCTTTTTCATCACAATTGTAAAGTGTCGTGATTTAACTTAACCATTTTGCAAGAGCCCGTGTGTACGCTGGCGCAGCTATGTGCGCTCCATCCTTTTTTGGTGTTCGTGCAGGAATTGTTGCATGCTTACCCGTCGCTTTTGAAAACAATAAATTTAAATTTTTGAATAAATTTAAATTTTTGAATATGAAGATAACACTAAGGAAACCAATATGAACGAAGTAAAAGAGAGTAAGGCTGAATGTAACCACGAATGGAGGGCTGAAGGCTTAACAGAAAACAAGTCTCATGTCAAGCTTGTCTGTGTAAAATGCGGAGCCAAAAAAGAGATAGAGCTCTTTCCATAAAGCACACACCATCGTCCCATCGGCGATCTAATTACTTGCTTGTGCTGGACTGTTTAGGTGTCTTGCCCTTTGTCTAATTCTTGTAAAATTCGCATTAATTCTGGTTTTGCAATCTTGTAGAAGACCCATTTTCCTTCTTTTCTCCCCTTTATAAGCCCCGCGTTTTCCAGTATTCCAAGGTGATGTGAAGCCGTTGGCTGTGTCAATCCAAGGGCTATCATAATTTCGCAGACGCACATTTCCCTCACTTCTAAAAGTTTTAGGATTCTTAGCCTATGCACGTCTGCCAAAGCCTTGAAAATCTTGCATTGCTTTTCGGCTTGGTCAACGCCTGCAACAGTGTCGGCAAGTTCCTTTAATTCTTCCTCATATTTTGATGGGTCCTCGTAGGGGCAAAGTCCAGAAACCACCAGCCGCATGAGCCTTTCATTAATTTTTTGTTTAGGCATTATTTTGAATCCTATGTTGATAGCATAACAAAATATTTAAATATGTTTTGAAACGATAAGGCTACTTCAGCCTAATTGGGCTTACCATTTTCTCTATCTGAAACTTGCATGCGATGTGTTCCTTAGAGTCTAGCGGTGTGCATTCCTGCAGCCTTTTTTCTCCATTTAAAAGTTTGGTTGCAAAGGCGAAACAGCCTTGTTCCCCGCACGCTTTACAGTTTGTTTTCGGCAACAGCTCGTAAATCTTCACTGGGGTTAACTCCTTTTTGGCTTGAATCATTTCTCGGCTTGGCTTCCCATGAGTTTTTAGATACATAAAAGCACGGTTTATCAGTCGCCTAGCCTCCTCAACAAGGCGGTTCGCCTCATCTCTGTCTTTGACATATGTCATGCTGATTCGGCCGTTGGCAAAAATTGTTATCAAGTGTTGCTGGTGCATGTAGCTTAGTGCGCCGAGCTTTTCAGAGTATTTCGCGTTAGGAATAGCCAAATAGAGAATTGGCAAGACATCCTCCAAGGGCTTGTCAGCCTGCGCCAAAAACTTAATCCTTTCCGGATCAGCCGTACAAGGCGAAATCTCCCTAATCTCAATCTTTTTGACGATTACATCTGTGAAGAGGAGTTCAGCGAAATCTTCACTCATATGTTCCAGCTTTCACTTGACTGCGTACTTTGCCTTATTCTCTAGTAGTTCCTCCCTACCGCGTTGGATTATCCCCTTTTTCTTTATGATTTTATGAATGTAAGATAGTGGTGGAAAGCTAATGGCATGTTGCGGGCAAGTGTTTTGGCATGTGGTGCATCCCACCATGCAGTTCATGGGATTTGCAACAACAGCCACGTTTTTATCATAGTCAAACCGGTAAACGTTTTTCCCACAGTTTAATACGCATATGCCACATCCTATGCAAAGCTCTGGGTCAACAGTTGGATGCCAGTTTATCTCCTCGCGAGGTATACCTCGCCAAGTCTGTTTGACAACGCCTTCGGACACTACTGAACACCTGCCTCTCTTAATGCTTCCCTGAATGTTTCTTCGCTTGGGCAAACGCCCACTATGCGTATGTCCTTGTCGATGACTATGGCGGGGCTTGCGTTTATGCCGTACTCGTTTAGCTTCGGGTTCATTCCACGGTAGATTTCAACCTCGATTTTGTCCTTATACTCCTCTTTGATTTTCTCTATGAGTTTGAGGAGTAATCTTCCGCCGGAGCATGGTGGCTCAGAAGTGAAAACCTCAACTTTCACCGGCATATTTAAACCCCCATTTCCTTAAGCGCAGCCTCAATAGTCTTCATGCTCGGACAAACGCCCATAATCTTAATTTTGCCCTCGTTGAAGACCATAGCCGGAACCACTGTCAAGCCGTATCTGCTGAACTCCTCGCATGGTCCAATATGCTTTATCACCTCCACTCTGTCGCCATACTTCGCCTTAATCAAATCTGCATATTCCAAGAGTTTTAGGCAGCCCGCACATGGCGGTTCAGCCGTGAAAACTTCAACCTTCACAACCATTTTCAACTCCCCCTCTAGGCTATCTGTTCAACAACATTTCTAACAAGTGCATCCACAAAATTGGCGTCAATGGCATCAATTGCCCTAAAAATGGCTGGATTAGTCACTGAATAGAAACGCCTATTTCCTTCCCTTCTGTCCTTGACAAGCCCGCATTTTTTCAAAATAGCCAAATGTCTAGAAACCAGCGGCTGGGCTATACCCACATAAGGGACAATTTCGCAGACACATCGCTCGCCACCGCGTAAGAACTCGAGGATCTTAAGCCTAACAGGGTCGGCAAGCGCGTTGAAGATTTTAGCCCTAAACTTATCGATGTCTTTCATTGTTGGATGCACGTTTAAAGCAAAGTCTATAACAATATTTAAATATTGCTATATTCCTTTCTCATTCTCCAAGGTGAGATAAGCGTGAAAGAAGTTAAAGTGGAGGTTATTGGGCCCGAACCGCCTTGCATGCGTTGCCAAGCAGCGAAAAAGGCCGTGGAAAAAGCGGCTGAAAAGCTTAGGCAGGCTGGTGTTATGGTGAACATTGAAAAAGCCAACATAATGTCAAAAGAAACTGTTCAAAAATACGGCGTATTGGTTTCGCCGGCCATAGCCATAAACAACACAGTAAAAGTCATGGGGCGGGTTCCAAGCCCAGAAGAAGTTGAAAAACTAATAATGGAAGCAGCGAAATAGAAGGCGAAATAGCATATGGATGAAAAGACGAAAAGGGCTGTTCGAACGGGCATCCTTCTAGCCTTCTTTATAATTGTTATAGGCCTTCTAATATACAGTCGAGTTACAGCTAAGCCTACAAAGGAAACATTTAGAGATAAACTGGACGCGCTCGGCTTATGGGAGACTCCACTTGTATATTTGGCAATCCCAGCGTTATATATTGCTGACTACTTCAGCCACGCTTGGATATGCCTTCTCTTTGCATTTGGTGTCGCTGGTTTAATTTACGAGTTTGTACCAAAAGAGACCATAACAAAGTATATGGGAAAGGGAAAAGTTTTTGGATACTTTTTGGCTCTTGGGATGGCGCCTTTTCTAACGGTTTGCTCATGCACAATGGTTCCACTTTTCGGCGGAGTTCTATACGCCGGGGCTGGAATAGGCCCTGCAATCACATTTCTTCTGATGGCGCCAGCAGCAAACATCCTAACAATTCTAATGACTGGTGAAATGATTTCGTGGGAAATAGCCGGAGTGCGCATAATAGTGTCTGCAGCAGTAGCCTTAATCGCAGGCCTAATTGTTTCCAAAACGCCGTGGGGCAAAGCTGTCGAAAAAGAGTTCCAAATAGCCGATTCCGCTGCGGTTTCGGCGAAGGTGGAAATTGTTAAGCCACCTTTGGATGAGAGGCTTTGGGCGGCGCTTAAGTTCGCCGGATACTTGGCAAAACAGATTCTGCCATTCTTCATCCTTGGCCTTATAGTGGTGGGCTATCTTTCGGCATTCATTCCAGAAAAAATCGTTGAAACATACCTAACGGGTGTTTCAGGCGTTTTGATAGCATCAGTTCTCGGTGGCCCACTGTATACGCCAACCCTCGTCGAAGTCGCATTAGGGCAGGAATTGTTTAGTAAGGGCATGTCAAAAGGCGCCTTGCTAAGCTGGCTCATGGGGCAGCCCTACGACTTCGCCAACGCCATGGCCGTCTCAAGAATAGCCAAATGGAAGGTTGTAGCCACATACGTGATAATCGCTTGGGCTGGAAGCGTAACCTTCGGACTACTCTACGGCTTTTTAAGCGGGTCGCTGTAGCCTATGACCGGTGAGAACAATTTTGGAGTTAAGCGACCATGCCCGTGCGCCCACGAAGCGGTGGAATCTCTGAAGGCTGTTCAGCCAATAAAAGATGGCGTGCTCAAAGAAGTGAAGTGCAAACAATGTGGCAAAACCTTTCTAACAAACTTTGAAACGGAATACTGCTATGACTGCCGCAAAGACATGAAAAGGTGAAAGCCACCTATGGCTAGAGCTTGCACCCCATGGTATCCCACAGTTTTCCCAGAAAAATGTGACGGCTGTGCAACTTTTGGCAAGCCCCGCTGTGTTGAGTACTGCCAAAACGGAGTATTCGCCTTCATAAACGGTAAGGCAGTTGTGGCTAATCCCCACAATTGTGTTAGCGGCTGCACGGCATGCGAACCCCTATGCCATAAAAAGGCCATAAGCTTTCCAAAACCTCAATTTACTCCAACACCGATGAAAACGGAAGAGAAAGGCCTACTGCGGAAAACAAAATGTAAGAAATGTGGCAAAATTTTCTGGACAAATAGAGAAAGCGACATATGCTTTGACTGCGAGAGTCGACGCTAAACTTATCAGTAGTGAAAGCAGAACCTTTGACATTTTTCATGAAAACCTTTTCATTTCTTTAAAGTATTTTTCGATTAGTTGCAGCTAAATGCCATTTTTATATTGTGGTGGTGTTAGCCATGGTTCTGCTTGTTCTTTGTATGTTCGTTTCCAGCTTTCTCTGCTTTTGTTTATATAGACGCGTAGATATTCTGGGGGCTGCAGGGGTTTCTGCCTTAAGCGCACCTGCGAATTTATGGGCGTCTTGCGGGAATAGGCGTGCACC
This genomic window contains:
- a CDS encoding thioredoxin family protein; its protein translation is MPVKVEVFTSEPPCSGGRLLLKLIEKIKEEYKDKIEVEIYRGMNPKLNEYGINASPAIVIDKDIRIVGVCPSEETFREALREAGVQ
- a CDS encoding thioredoxin family protein, whose product is MVVKVEVFTAEPPCAGCLKLLEYADLIKAKYGDRVEVIKHIGPCEEFSRYGLTVVPAMVFNEGKIKIMGVCPSMKTIEAALKEMGV
- a CDS encoding permease; amino-acid sequence: MDEKTKRAVRTGILLAFFIIVIGLLIYSRVTAKPTKETFRDKLDALGLWETPLVYLAIPALYIADYFSHAWICLLFAFGVAGLIYEFVPKETITKYMGKGKVFGYFLALGMAPFLTVCSCTMVPLFGGVLYAGAGIGPAITFLLMAPAANILTILMTGEMISWEIAGVRIIVSAAVALIAGLIVSKTPWGKAVEKEFQIADSAAVSAKVEIVKPPLDERLWAALKFAGYLAKQILPFFILGLIVVGYLSAFIPEKIVETYLTGVSGVLIASVLGGPLYTPTLVEVALGQELFSKGMSKGALLSWLMGQPYDFANAMAVSRIAKWKVVATYVIIAWAGSVTFGLLYGFLSGSL
- a CDS encoding MFS transporter, translated to MKRHDETDENSKELKVVYVRSVANSLGVNMINPFVGPYAVKELGASSSDMGWLQSVSNISNNVMQFFWGRLSDRIGRRVPFIVAGGLIVALLWVPLLFLNSASQLVLLIALQALLGSMATPAWMALIGDLVPHDRLGRVNATINMWASVGSLTAILASGIIMTGIGGTLREQIIIPVAVASAFGLISSLVMVRVKEKRRNNTADKPFIADLLAVIRLAENSRDFIRYCTCSAIFNFFMSIAWPLFAITQVKVLGASMLEIALLNVVQGFFTIVFIRWAGRLADTVGRKPLLLLVRFGYVTVPLAYAFSPNMYVLIAIGAFWGTLAAFEQVSVMTYLLDVTPEMHRGSFTAFYNLLIGTVTFFGSLMGGYLSDLTTSVYGLVLGLQIVYMVSAFGRAVGAATFLKLRETLKGKSA
- a CDS encoding metalloregulator ArsR/SmtB family transcription factor, giving the protein MPKQKINERLMRLVVSGLCPYEDPSKYEEELKELADTVAGVDQAEKQCKIFKALADVHRLRILKLLEVREMCVCEIMIALGLTQPTASHHLGILENAGLIKGRKEGKWVFYKIAKPELMRILQELDKGQDT
- a CDS encoding ECF transporter S component, with translation MGADGVLRRGYWLLVFGGLMFALSSFFEAAYVLHQLGFSFLQEVGLPSSVKMFLSICIFLGLTSATLAFASAYFQWKGFSRIGGVSGACASVLALLNIVVPFAYGYEAYQVFAFGTVLGVCLTAAGVELASHVPGMGWRGPLLTSREVAVVAVLSAVYAALIVVVKFPSPTGGYTHIGDLVVFAAALLFGYRVGGLVGVVGAVAADFYVGYERWFVSILAHGLEGLVPGFARGKSIIVQAAACVVGGFLMATTYFIINVFIKGYPAALISYIRDLFVQAGISIVVGLAVVRAVRRAVPQLR
- a CDS encoding (Fe-S)-binding protein, encoding MSEDFAELLFTDVIVKKIEIREISPCTADPERIKFLAQADKPLEDVLPILYLAIPNAKYSEKLGALSYMHQQHLITIFANGRISMTYVKDRDEANRLVEEARRLINRAFMYLKTHGKPSREMIQAKKELTPVKIYELLPKTNCKACGEQGCFAFATKLLNGEKRLQECTPLDSKEHIACKFQIEKMVSPIRLK
- a CDS encoding ferredoxin family protein yields the protein MSEGVVKQTWRGIPREEINWHPTVDPELCIGCGICVLNCGKNVYRFDYDKNVAVVANPMNCMVGCTTCQNTCPQHAISFPPLSYIHKIIKKKGIIQRGREELLENKAKYAVK
- a CDS encoding thioredoxin family protein, translated to MKEVKVEVIGPEPPCMRCQAAKKAVEKAAEKLRQAGVMVNIEKANIMSKETVQKYGVLVSPAIAINNTVKVMGRVPSPEEVEKLIMEAAK
- the thiL gene encoding thiamine-phosphate kinase is translated as MRLRDIGERKAIALILKHLEAMPQMAVPFGDDVSAYPLDDELFVLKTDMLVGMTDVPKGMSLWQAARKAVVMNVSDFAAKGVKPLAALASLGLPEKTTGKELEEIAEGLNAGAREYGVYILGGDTNEASDLVIGISMFGTAKRDSLMLRSGAKPGDIVAVTGFFGKTSAGLKILMESFKAPEEIRSGLLEAVLMPKARLKEGLALSVCGAVTAAIDSSDGLAWSLHEIADASNVGFVIDNVPVAAEAARFAELNGLDPIELALYGGEEYELVLTVKPQFWSVAEEAVRKAGGTLIRIGEATATRKVLLEVDGERRVIEPRGWEHFRRHGK
- the amrS gene encoding AmmeMemoRadiSam system radical SAM enzyme, translated to MSSPPNHPTIRESIFYEKLAGNKVRCTLCERLCEISEGRLGFCRTRRNFGGKLYTLVYGDLSAIESRPIEIKPFFHYWPGSTALTFSTWSCNFDCAWCQNFHLSKAYPKPEKAVYIPPEKVAKWAVEGGDAGLCASFQEPTLLADWVIDAFSVGKCMGVKYCCFVSNGYMTLEALKILHKAGLDGLKIDVKGVPDTYMRFCGGVDVEKVWRNARKAKQMGIHVEIVNLVVSGVNDDENALMWVIEKHLENVGPETPLHFTRYFPAYKFHNPPTRVETLEKAYRMARKAGVLYPYIGNVAGHPYENTYCPNCGKTLIKRYGYTVLEYAITGDNKCPKCGTAIPIAGEYLGRGSMRFSPSTSP
- a CDS encoding metalloregulator ArsR/SmtB family transcription factor, whose translation is MKDIDKFRAKIFNALADPVRLKILEFLRGGERCVCEIVPYVGIAQPLVSRHLAILKKCGLVKDRREGNRRFYSVTNPAIFRAIDAIDANFVDALVRNVVEQIA